The Stegostoma tigrinum isolate sSteTig4 chromosome 9, sSteTig4.hap1, whole genome shotgun sequence genome includes a region encoding these proteins:
- the LOC125454769 gene encoding heterogeneous nuclear ribonucleoprotein Q isoform X1, with the protein MSTEEMATEHMNGNGTEEPMDTSTAVVRSEHYQTLLSAGLPKKVADKLDEMYLAGLVSHSDLDERAIDALREFNEEGALSVLQQFKESDLSHVQNKSAFLCGVMKTYRQREKQGSKVTDANKGPDETKIKALLERTGYTLDVTTGQRKYGGPPPPTTHSGPQPNIGTEIFVGKIPRDLFEDELVPLFEKAGPIWDLRLMMDPLTGLNRGYAFVTFCSKEAAQEAVKLCDNHEIRPGKHIGVCISVANNRLFVGSIPKSKTKEQIMEEFGKVTEGLTDVILYHQPDDKKKNRGFCFLEFEDHKSAAQARRRLMSGKVKVWGNVVTVEWADPIEDPDPEVMSKVKVLFVRNLASTVTEELLEKTFSQFGKLERVKKLKDYAFIHFDERDGAVKAMDEMNGKYLEGENIEIVLAKPPDKKKKERQAQRQAARSQPYEDYYYYPPPRMPPPTRGRGRGARGGYSYPLDYYSYEDYDYYCYDYHDYRGGYEDPYYGYDDYQTSTRGRGGRSGRGAPLARARGVPQPRGRSGFTPRGQMAGRGARGARGGAQVQQRGRGVRGVRGGRGGNVGGKRKADGYNQPDSKRRQTNNQNWGSQPIAQQPLQGGDYSGNYGYKSENNQEFYQDTYGQQWK; encoded by the exons ATGTCTACTGAAGAAATGGCTACCGAGCATATGAATGGAAATGGTACGGAAGAGCCGATGGATACTTCCACTGCCGTTGTTCGATCTGAACACTATCAAACTTTATTAAGTGCTGGTTTACCAAAGAAAGTTGCGGACAAGCTAGATGAGATGTATTTAGCAG GTTTGGTTTCTCACAGCGATTTGGATGAGAGAGCAATTGATGCCTTGAGGGAATTCAATGAAGAAGGTGCATTGTCAGTACTACAACAGTTTAAGGAAAGTGATCTTTCCCATGTTCAG AATAAAAGTGCTTTTCTATGTGGAGTAATGAAGACCTACAGACAGAGGGAAAAGCAAGGATCTAAAGTAACAGATGCTAATAAAGGTCCAGATGAGACAAAAATTAAG GCTCTCTTGGAACGAACAGGATATACACTTGATGTCACTACAGGGCAGAGGAAGTATGGTGGTCCTCCTCCGCCTACGACACATTCAGGTCCTCAACCTAACATTGGTACTGAG ATATTTGTAGGCAAAATACCACGGGATCTTTTTGAAGATGAACTTGTCCCTCTGTTTGAGAAAGCTGGCCCAATATGGGATTTGCGTCTGATGATGGATCCTCTGACTGGCTTAAATCGAGGGTATGCTTTTGTGACCTTTTGCTCCAAAGAAGCAGCACAGGAAGCAGTCAAATTG TGTGATAACCATGAAATTCGGCCTGGTAAACACATTGGTGTTTGCATTTCTGTGGCAAACAACAGACTTTTCGTTGGATCCATTCCTAAAAgcaagacaaaggagcagattatgGAAGAATTTGGTAAAGTTACAG AGGGACTCACAGATGTGATACTGTACCACCAACCAGATGACAAGAAGAAGAATAGGGGTTTCTGTTTCTTGGAATTTGAAGATCATAAGTCTGCTGCCCAGGCCAGGCGCAGACTTATGAGTGGAAAAGTGAAGGTCTGGGGCAATGTTGTAACAGTGGAATGGGCAGATCCTATTGAGGATCCTGATCCAGAGGTCATGTCAAAG GTGAAGGTGCTATTTGTTCGTAACTTGGCCAGTACAGTAACGGAAGAATTACTAGAAAAAACCTTCAGCCAGTTTGGCAAGTTAGAGCGGGTGAAGAAGCTAAAAGATTATGCATTCATTCACTTTGATGAAAGAGATGGTGCAGTGAAG GCTATGGATGAAATGAATGGGAAATATTTAGAAGGTGAAAATATTGAAATTGTTCTTGCTAAGCCACCAGACAAGAAGAAAAAGGAACGACAGGCTCAAAGACAGGCTGCTCGGTCTCAACC GTATGAGGATTATTACTACTATCCTCCTCCTCGCATGCCCCCTCCAACACGAGGCAGAGGACGTGGAGCCAGAGGAGGTTACAGCTATCCTCTAGATTACTATAGTTATGAAGATTATGATTATTATTGCTATGATTACCATGATTATCGTGGAGGATATGAAGATCCATACTATGGCTATGATGATTATCAGACCTCTACTAGAGGAAGAGGTGGCAGAAGTGGAAGAGGTGCCCCTCTAGCCAGGGCTCGTGGAGTTCCCCAACCACGTGGAAGATCTGGATTCACACCGCGTGGTCAAATGGCAGGGAGAGGTGCTCGTGGTGCAAGAGGGGGTGCCCAGGTGCAGCAGAGAGGCCGCGGGGTACGTGGTGTGAGGGGTGGCCGCGGTGGAAATGTAGGAGGCAAACGAAAAGCTGATGGGTACAACCAGCCAGATTCGAAGCGGCGCCAGACCAATAATCAGAACTGGGGCTCCCAACCTATTGCTCAGCAACCGCTCCAAGGTGGTGATTATTCTGGTAACTATGGTTACAAATCTGAGAACAACCAGGAGTTTTATCAGGATACTTATGGGCAACAGTGGAAATAG